In the genome of Podospora pseudocomata strain CBS 415.72m chromosome 2 map unlocalized CBS415.72m_2.2, whole genome shotgun sequence, one region contains:
- a CDS encoding uncharacterized protein (COG:S; EggNog:ENOG503P21A): MRCPLLLVPALSASTWAAPAFPKFTAALAPNVQAISDYFNILATKVQENRAAGPAPICDLSKLSLPIEAEPLGQPTPGLYLKHVAIGRGTQNYTCDLSNSTAVPQAFGALATLYNASCVTSAFPDVSAMLTRASLHFDIADNDALQRLAPADLPVSGIHYFTDGTTPFFGLDTPQWHLGEGTFGKNASTAAPLTAAKGKKGEAAVPWLRLAAKGTNTGGLQEVYRLETVGGSAPATCKGMPASFEIQYSTQYWFYASS; this comes from the exons ATGCGCTGCCCACTCCTCCTAGTCCCTGCGCTCAGCGCTTCTACCTGGGCAGCTCCCGCTTTCCCCAAATTCACCGCCGCTCTTGCTCCCAATGTCCAGGCCATCTCAGATTACTTCAACATCCTGGCGACCAAGGTCCAAGAAAACCGGGCAGCAGGGCCGGCACCTATCTGCGACCTTTCAAAGCTTTCTCTTCCAATCG AGGCTGAACCCCTTGGTCAACCAACACCTGGTCTCTACCTCAAGCATGTCGCGATTGGCCGCGGAACACAAAACTACACATGCGATCTCAGCAACTCCACTGCCGTGCCACAAGCATTCGGCGCCCTTGCCACCCTTTACAACGCCTCATGTGTCACATCAGCCTTTCCTGACGTGAGCGCCATGCTTACCCGCGCGTCACTGCACTTTGATATTGCCGACAATGACGCTCTTCAAAGACTCGCCCCCGCGGATCTCCCCGTAAGCGGCATCCACTACTTTACCGACGGCACCACCCCTTTCTTCGGCCTTGATACCCCCCAATGGCACCTGGGCGAGGGCACCTTCGGCAAGAACGCCAGCACTGCCGCGCCGCTGACTGccgccaagggcaagaagggaGAGGCTGCTGTTCCATGGCTCAGACTGGCAGCCAAGGGTACCAACACTGGTGGTCTTCAAGAGGTCTATCGTCTTGAGACTGTCGGTGGCAGCGCTCCTGCAACTTGCAAGGGGATGCCAGCGTCGTTTGAGATTCAATATTCCACACA ATACTGGTTCTACGCCTCTTCATAA
- a CDS encoding uncharacterized protein (COG:K; EggNog:ENOG503P1XP) yields the protein MIRRQTNPLLANLLDRVSQPQQLFSPIRVFDNSNRLLSLHSSQELRLNSKPYFIGNFHQSRGLSKSARERPDRKSTSQKGSLSGKGESLLSSSPTSQLLTRPLSLLSSQNWYTEPPAPATESNHPTVDTSKSGSATMDQNPGYQGFSKGWSNGLNPSAPSFDLNSAEGQAYQQPPAQSDSVPRYRHPNAQSSPDSSPINSQRSHNKKKNKRNRKGQSEGGGTGGEYLNPRQRRKAARGADPNQPPVGGGGGPNQLPNSNLPPKPPPGLSRDMDRAPLPAQSTLPDLLPFAPSAESGGVPVPTEAYLARANIPPAPSPSPHSLLLVIDLNGTLLHRPHSRRSDHYIRRPHAEKFVTYCIDTFSVVIWSSARPENVEKMCRDLLTDDQKQRVLAMWGRDKFGLTAKDYNRKVQVYKRLETVWGDQHINPSGMWHQGNTVLIDDSKEKARSEPHNAVTLPEFTGNKEGRWEGQVLPAVHNYLNELAKTEDVSRLMRVHPFRMPMNREEKPMNGEDEI from the exons ATGATAAGACGGCAAACAAACCCTCTGCTTGCCAACCTTCTCGACCGAGTATCTCAACCACAGCAACTCTTTTCACCAATCCGAGTTTTTGATAACAGTAACAGACTGCTATCATTGCATTCTTCTCAAGAACTCCGACTTAACTCAAAGCCATATTTCATTGGCAATTTCCATCAGAGTCGAGGTTTGAGCAAATCGGCTCGAGAAAGGCCCGATCGCAAATCGACTTCTCAGAAAGGTTCACTATCTGGCAAAGGGGAATCGCTGTTGTCTTCATCACCCACATCACAACTATTAACAAGACCACTGTCTTTGTTGTCATCACAGAATT GGTACACCGAACCACCAGCTCCGGCTACAGAGAGCAATCACCCAACTGTTGACACCTCCAAATCTGGATCAGCTACTATGGATCAAAATCCAGGCTATCAAGGGTTCAGCAAAGGTTGGTCCAATGGCCTGAACCCATCTGCACCTTCCTTCGACCTCAACTCTGCCGAAGGTCAGGCTTATCAACAGCCACCAGCCCAATCTGATTCCGTTCCCAGATATCGCCACCCCAACGCTCAGTCCAGTCCTGATTCTAGCCCCATAAATAGCCAGCGCTCTcacaacaaaaagaagaacaagcgTAACCGCAAAGGCCAAAGCGAAGGCGGCGGCACCGGAGGCGAGTACCTCAACCCCCGTCAAAGACGAAAAGCTGCCCGAGGAGCAGACCCAAACCAGCCCCCagtcggcggtggtggtggtcccAACCAACTCCCAAACAGCAaccttccccccaaaccccctcccggCCTCTCCCGAGACATGGACAGAGCTCCCCTACCGGCGCAATCAACCCTTCCCGACCTCCTACCTTTTGCCCCATCCGCAGAGTCAGGCGGCGTTCCCGTTCCTACGGAAGCCTACCTCGCCCGCGCCAACATACCCCctgccccttccccctctccgcaCTCATTACTCCTCGTCATCGACCTCAACGGCACCCTCCTTCATCGGCCCCACTCTAGGAGATCAGACCACTACATTCGCCGTCCTCATGCGGAGAAATTCGTGACGTACTGTATCGACACATTTTCCGTCGTCATCTGGTCTTCTGCCCGACCAGAAAACGTGGAAAAGATGTGCAGGGATTTACTGACGGACGACCAAAAGCAGAGGGTTCTGGCCATGTGGGGAAGGGATAAATTCGGGTTGACGGCTAAGGACTACAACAGAAAGGTACAGGTGTATAAACGGCTGGAGACGGTGTGGGGGGATCAGCATATCAACCCCTCTGGAATGTGGCACCAGGGGAACACGGTGCTGATTGATGATTCGAAGGAAAAGGCGAGGAGCGAGCCGCACAATGCGGTGACATTGCCGGAATTTACGGGGAATaaggaggggagatgggAGGGGCAGGTGTTGCCGGCTGTGCATAATTACTTGaacgagctggccaagacgGAGGATGTGAGCAGGCTTATGAGGGTTCATCCGTTTAGGATGCCTATGAAtagggaggagaagcctATGAATGGGGAGGACGAAATTTAG
- the TEF4_2 gene encoding elongation factor EF-1 gamma subunit (EggNog:ENOG503NUBV; COG:J), translating to MYSLPARNGLAKQQGHTPPEQSTPPDKFYYPSHIVALTPLQPNSPFRTFTSSQTASTAAKMAFGKLFTYPGNPRSTAIRAVAKANGLDLQEVETDLAQPTEEFTKANPLKKVPAFVGADGFTLTECIAIAIYVASQNEKTTLLGKTKQDYASILKWMSFFNSEVLPKLGNWFRPLLGKTTYNKKAVDEAEKETLAVIAVVDAHLANNTYLVGERITLADLFATGLIARGFEYFFGKEFQQKYPNVTRWYSTVYNQPIYSAVAPEFALLDAPKLTNVAPKKAEAPKPAAPKAAPKPAAPAAEEPAEAPKPKHPLEALPKATFPLDEWKRQYSNVDTPEALKWFWENVPFNEYSIWKCRYKYNDELTLTFMSNNLIGGLNTRLEASRKYLFGCASVYGTNNDSIIEGAFVIRGDDYVPVFDVAPDYESYEFTKLDPSKPEDREYVDAQWTWEKPIVENGKEYPHASGKVFK from the exons ATGTATTCACTGCCTGCCAGAAATGGCTTAGCAAAGCAGCAGGGACACACCCCACCAGAACAATCTACCCCGCCAGATAAATTTTATTACCCTTCGCACATTGTCGCCTTGactcccctccaacccaatTCCCCTTTCCGAACCTTCACATCCAGCCAGACAGCGAGCACCGCAGCAAAGATGGCATTCGGAAAGCTCTTCACATACCCG GGCAACCCCCGCTCCACGGCCATCCGCGCCGTCGCGAAGGCCAACGGCCTCGATCTCCAGGAGGTTGAGACTGACCTCGCCCAGCCTACCGAGGAGTTCACCAAGGCCAACCCCCTCAAGAAGGTCCCCGCCTTCGTTGGCGCTGACGGCTTCACCCTCACCGAGTGCATTGCCATCGCCATCTATG TCGCCTCCCAGAACGAGAAGACCACTCTCCTCGGCAAGACCAAGCAGGA CTATGCTTCCATCCTCAAGTGGatgtccttcttcaacagcgAGGTCCTCCCCAAGCTCGGCAACTGGttccgccctctcctcggcAAGACCACCTACAACAAGAAGGCTGTtgacgaggctgagaaggagacTCTCGCCGTCATCGCCGTAGTCGATGCtcacctcgccaacaacactTACCTTGTCGGTGAGCGCATCACCCTCGCCGATCTCTTCGCCACTGGCTTGATCGCCCGCGGTTTCGAGTACTTCTTCGGCAAGGAGTTCCAGCAAAAGTACCCCAACGTCACCCGTTGGTACTCTACTGTCTACAACCAGCCTATCTACTCGGCTGTTGCCCCCGAGTTCGCTCTTCTTGATGCCCCCAAGTTGACCAACGTCGCTcccaagaaggccgaggctCCCAAGCCCGCTGCCCCCAAGGCTGCCCCCAAGCccgctgctcctgctgccgaGGAGCCCGCTGAggcccccaagcccaaacaTCCCCTTGAGGCCCTTCCAAAGGCCACCTTCCCTCTTGATGAGTGGAAGCGTCAGTACTCTAACGTTGACACCCCCGAGGCCCTCAAGTGGTTCTGGGAGAACGTTCCCTTCAACGAGTACTCCATCTGGAAGTGCCGTTACAAGTACAACGATGAGCTTACCCTGACTTTCATgtccaacaacctcatcggTGGCCTTAACACCCGCCTCGAGGCTTCCCGCAAGTACCTCTTCGGCTGCGCCTCCGTCTAcggcaccaacaacgacTCCATCATCGAGGGTGCTTTCGTCATCCGCGGTGACGACTACGTCCCCGTCTTTGACGTCGCTCCCGATTATGAGAGCTACGAGTTCACCAAGCTCGACCCCTCCAAGCCCGAGGACCGCGAGTACGTGGATGCTCAGTGGACCTGGGAGAAGCCCATTGTCGAGAACGGCAAGGAGTACCCCCACGCCTCTGGCAAGGTCTTCAAATAA
- the MRPS9 gene encoding 37S ribosomal protein S9, mitochondrial (BUSCO:EOG09263K05; EggNog:ENOG503NYDK; COG:J), which translates to MASIPTTRRGLAAAMRGAVRPRSLEQQFQALRLNAKGSRCLSTQSFQAAPEIDSVKLEGTIRARHARAVPVSPSYFSRTSRFNDSYLALDKLLRIYGNLPTIPANAVERVSWKTLDDFRHAVGEQVKATDYVKCLAIVKRLHQIHPKIKPAPVIQALNDFKRSVQAFSNETVKKTLDKYGRSLGSGRRKSSSARAWLVEGNGEVLVNGKTLADYFGRVHDRESAVWALHATGRMDKYNVWARVEGGGTTGQAEALTLAISRALMVHEPALKPALRRGNWLCHTRSKKGGEKEAWPREGEKETCVGQEIERFSGSIELSWVSHNGSNLGRVLPQFFSICKPDFVTTKLPTIDATQGFVRTGTPITVQYKAIGALRFTEHNVPSQSRREGEGIYNEPYYA; encoded by the exons ATGGCCTCAataccaacaacaagacgagggctcgccgccgccatgcGGGGAGCCGTGAGACCTCGGTCTCTCGAGCAACAATTTCAGGCACTGCGACTAAACGCCAAGGGTTCTAGGTGCCTGTCCACCCAGTCCTTCCAGGCCGCTCCCGAGATTGATTCCGTGAAGCTCGAGGGCACGATTCGAGCCAGACACGCCCGCGCGGTACCAGTATCACCATCCTACTTCTCGCGCACATCGCGGTTCAACGACAGCTATCTCGCCCTCGACAAGCTGCTCAGGATCTACGGAAATCTCCCCACCATTCCCGCCAACGCCGTCGAGCGCGTGTCTTGGAAGACCCTGGACGATTTCAGACATGCCGTCGGTGAACAGGTCAAGGCAACCGACTATGTAAAGTGCCTCGCCATCGTGAAGCGGTTACATCAGATTCACCCGAAAATCAAGCCTGCCCCGGTTATTCAGGCGTTGAACGACTTCAAGCGGAGTGTCCAGGCCTTCAGCAACGAAACTGTCAAGAAAACGCTTGATAAGTACGGGCGGTCTTTGGGCAGCGGCAGGAGGAAATCGTCTTCGGCCCGGGCTTGGCTTGTGGAGGGCAATGGGGAGGTTCTGGTCAATGGCAAGACCCTCGCGGATTATTTCGGACGGGTTCATGATCGCGAGAGTGCCGTCTGGGCGCTCCATGCCACTGGTCGCATGGACAAATACAATGTTTGGGCACGCGTGGAAGGAGGCGGTACCACAGGGCAGGCGGAGGCCCTTACGTTGGCCATTTCAAGAGCTCTCATGGTTCATGAGCCTGCTCTGAAACCTGCATTGAGAAGAGGCAA CTGGTTGTGTCACACGCGATCCAAGAAGGgtggagagaaagaagcatgGCCGCGTGAAGGCGAGAAAGAGACCTGCGTGGGTCAAGAGATAGAGCGGTTTAGTGGAAGCATTGAGCTGTCTTGGGTTTCGCATAACGGATCGAACCTGGGCAGGGTGCTGCCCCAGTTTTTCTCTATATGTAAGCCTGACTTTGTCACAACCAAACTACCAACCATAGATGCGACTCAAGGGTTTGTTCGCACGGGCACTCCCATAACTGTACAATACAAAGCCATCGGGGCCCTCCGGTTTACAGAACACAACGTGCCCAGTCAGTcaaggagggaaggagaaggcatCTATAACGAGCCATACTATGCCTGA